One genomic window of Candidatus Bipolaricaulota bacterium includes the following:
- a CDS encoding Glu/Leu/Phe/Val dehydrogenase, with product MTNGPTLNPFEISQRQLDKAAGKLSLDPQVHALLREPMRTLQVTIPVKMDDGTTKVFTGFRVQYNDARGPTKGGIRFHPEETIDTVKALAAWMTWKCAVVDIPYGGGKGGVICNPKEMSSGELERLARGYIRAVGRFIGPERDVPAPDVYTTPQIMAWMMDEYSKLVGYNAPGVITGKPIPLGGSLGRGDATARGAVYTILEAAKVIGLDLKNATVAIQGYGNAGYFAAKLMREIAGSKVVAVSDSRGGAYSPDGIDPEAAFAQKKETGSVAGLAGAKPISNSELLELDVDVLIPAAIENVITEKNAANIKAKIIAEAANGPTTPEADEILYRNGKYLIPDFLCNAGGVTVSYFEWVQNIGGYYWSLEEVHERLRAKMTKAFHDVHEMAQQNNVDNRTAAYMVSVQRVAEAMRLRGWV from the coding sequence ATGACCAACGGCCCAACGTTAAACCCATTCGAGATTTCCCAGCGTCAACTCGACAAGGCAGCAGGAAAGCTCAGCCTCGACCCGCAGGTGCACGCCCTCCTGCGCGAGCCGATGCGGACTCTGCAAGTGACGATCCCGGTCAAGATGGACGACGGGACGACCAAGGTATTCACCGGATTCCGCGTTCAGTACAACGACGCGCGCGGCCCGACAAAGGGCGGAATCCGGTTCCATCCTGAGGAGACGATCGATACGGTGAAGGCACTTGCCGCGTGGATGACCTGGAAGTGCGCCGTCGTCGATATCCCCTACGGAGGCGGCAAGGGCGGAGTGATCTGCAACCCGAAGGAGATGTCGTCCGGGGAGCTGGAGCGGCTCGCCCGCGGCTACATCCGTGCAGTCGGCCGGTTCATCGGCCCGGAGCGGGACGTCCCTGCCCCGGATGTCTACACCACCCCCCAGATCATGGCGTGGATGATGGACGAGTACTCCAAGCTCGTCGGGTACAACGCCCCCGGCGTCATCACCGGGAAACCGATCCCGCTCGGCGGTTCCCTCGGCCGGGGCGATGCCACTGCCCGGGGCGCGGTGTACACCATCCTCGAGGCGGCCAAGGTGATCGGGCTCGACCTGAAGAACGCCACGGTTGCGATCCAGGGATACGGAAACGCCGGTTACTTCGCGGCGAAGCTGATGCGCGAGATCGCCGGGAGCAAGGTCGTGGCGGTCTCCGATTCCCGCGGTGGCGCCTACTCTCCGGACGGAATCGACCCCGAGGCTGCATTTGCCCAGAAGAAGGAGACCGGCTCGGTCGCCGGCCTCGCCGGAGCGAAGCCGATCTCCAACTCCGAGCTCCTCGAGCTCGACGTCGATGTCTTGATCCCGGCGGCGATCGAGAACGTGATCACCGAGAAGAACGCGGCCAACATCAAGGCGAAGATCATCGCCGAGGCGGCGAACGGGCCGACCACCCCGGAGGCCGATGAAATCCTGTACCGCAACGGCAAGTACCTCATTCCTGACTTTTTGTGCAACGCTGGCGGGGTGACCGTCTCCTACTTCGAGTGGGTGCAGAACATCGGCGGCTACTACTGGAGCCTGGAGGAGGTGCACGAGCGGCTGCGCGCCAAGATGACCAAGGCGTTCCACGACGTGCACGAGATGGCGCAGCAGAACAACGTCGACAACCGCACCGCCGCCTACATGGTATCGGTGCAGCGGGTCGCCGAGGCGATGCGCCTGCGCGGCTGGGTCTAG
- a CDS encoding glycosyltransferase family 4 protein yields MHELVFAGAHLGQDITRIPVGGGGQVGNHLIRYWAQEGRFRITVLGSGPGTEWNGVPNVEYHRIPWSVPGHTGVLTDLSVSGYASFSRQFERGVTEFLTELAARRDPKRIIVLHNDLAEAGDFREIHRLGFRQATIFHVDVVDYAASIYLRGHISAPTLTRAFRGAMRLGVNRLLPDVLRLMFEKQEECARYSDLLVVPSREMADVLMRSYPHLLPADVLVIPWGGFGELEMDEAAVAAEAARIREEYGLNGDRPLLLSLSRISPEKGQDLLLTALRIWERKEPIVPDVVICGKSAFIHGRAYTERLHRLAARLHRVRVHFPGYVTGVRKAAFFSLADLYVFPSRHESYGLTLVEALQAGLPVLTTNHRSARDLVRDEFGRVVEATPMGIYRGLQELLRFDGQELAAMGRQAKRFASNLRFADAAQRLGDAITGLLTR; encoded by the coding sequence ATGCACGAGCTCGTATTCGCCGGCGCGCACCTCGGCCAGGATATCACCCGCATCCCGGTCGGCGGAGGAGGGCAGGTGGGAAACCACCTCATCCGCTACTGGGCGCAAGAAGGGAGGTTCCGGATCACCGTCCTCGGCTCAGGCCCGGGGACCGAGTGGAACGGCGTCCCCAACGTCGAGTACCATCGGATCCCGTGGAGTGTACCCGGGCATACCGGCGTCCTCACCGACCTGTCCGTAAGCGGGTACGCCAGCTTCTCCCGCCAGTTCGAGCGCGGGGTGACTGAATTCCTCACGGAACTCGCCGCCCGGCGCGACCCGAAGCGGATCATCGTCCTCCACAACGACCTCGCTGAGGCCGGTGACTTCAGGGAGATCCATCGCCTTGGATTCCGGCAGGCGACGATATTCCACGTGGACGTGGTCGATTACGCGGCGAGCATCTACCTGCGCGGACACATCTCCGCTCCCACCCTGACGCGGGCGTTCCGGGGAGCGATGCGGCTCGGAGTGAATCGGCTCCTTCCCGACGTCCTGCGGCTGATGTTCGAGAAGCAGGAGGAATGTGCGCGCTACTCCGACCTGCTCGTCGTCCCCTCACGCGAGATGGCAGACGTGCTCATGCGTTCCTACCCGCATCTTTTGCCTGCTGACGTTCTGGTGATCCCGTGGGGCGGGTTCGGGGAGCTGGAGATGGACGAGGCAGCGGTTGCAGCGGAAGCGGCGCGGATCCGGGAGGAATACGGGTTGAATGGGGATCGCCCTCTCCTCCTTTCCCTCAGCCGCATCTCTCCGGAGAAGGGGCAGGACCTCCTCTTGACCGCGCTGCGCATCTGGGAGAGGAAGGAGCCGATCGTCCCCGATGTCGTGATCTGCGGGAAGTCAGCGTTCATCCATGGGCGGGCCTACACCGAACGGCTCCACCGCCTAGCGGCGCGATTGCACCGGGTCCGGGTGCACTTCCCGGGCTACGTCACCGGCGTCCGGAAGGCAGCATTCTTCTCGCTCGCCGACCTGTACGTCTTCCCTTCCCGCCACGAGAGCTACGGCTTGACCCTGGTGGAGGCGCTACAGGCCGGGCTCCCGGTGCTCACCACGAACCACCGCTCCGCCCGCGACCTGGTACGGGACGAGTTTGGTCGGGTGGTGGAAGCGACTCCAATGGGGATCTATCGCGGGCTGCAGGAGCTCCTCCGGTTTGATGGTCAGGAACTGGCGGCGATGGGAAGACAGGCGAAGCGGTTCGCAAGCAACCTCAGGTTTGCAGACGCCGCGCAGCGGCTGGGAGACGCCATCACGGGGTTGCTCACTCGTTAG
- a CDS encoding Do family serine endopeptidase: MRKRVWIIGLLIALAFTTVATGGLGNRVAIAASGQAAIKNAIAKVGPAVVRIDVTTTVEVSNPFFNAPFFHYFFGEPNIPQKQEERAIGSGLVVNYNGEKLVLTNEHVIDSATSIKVTSTSGKVWNATVVGSDKKLDIAVLRLKGDTSDLATAELGDSDAAEIGDWVIAIGNPLGLSYTVTLGIVSALHRQISKPDGIGYYEDLIQTDAAINPGNSGGPLVNAEGKVIGINTVIARQSQGIAIEGINFAVAINPVKAVLDQLVTKGKVVRGWLGVKVQDLTPAMADKFGVAAGALVADVIAGSPAETAGLKSGDVITAVDTKQVKSAADLVRIISSSPAGATVDLTIVRSKRTIHLQVTLQERPSEEELYGQSSPTTASTTAVKKFGITVGPVTPDVAQRLGLQSPRGVVIIKVEPGSRADWAGLEQDDVILEIDLQPIDSVDDWNKIVSKMADNANPMFTILRNGSTMFVTLD, translated from the coding sequence ATGAGAAAGAGGGTTTGGATCATTGGGCTGTTGATAGCATTGGCGTTTACGACCGTCGCGACGGGAGGGCTGGGAAACAGGGTTGCGATCGCCGCATCCGGTCAGGCGGCGATCAAGAACGCGATCGCCAAGGTCGGCCCGGCCGTTGTCCGGATCGACGTCACAACAACGGTGGAGGTTAGCAACCCGTTCTTCAACGCCCCGTTTTTCCACTACTTCTTCGGGGAGCCGAACATCCCCCAGAAGCAGGAGGAGCGGGCGATCGGCTCCGGCCTTGTGGTGAACTACAACGGCGAGAAGCTGGTACTGACGAACGAGCACGTGATCGACAGCGCCACCTCGATCAAGGTCACGAGCACAAGCGGAAAGGTATGGAACGCTACGGTGGTGGGGAGCGATAAGAAGCTCGACATCGCGGTACTGCGCCTGAAAGGGGACACCTCTGACCTCGCCACCGCTGAGCTCGGGGACTCCGACGCGGCGGAGATCGGGGACTGGGTGATCGCGATCGGAAACCCGCTCGGACTCTCCTATACCGTTACCCTCGGTATCGTAAGTGCGCTGCACCGCCAGATCTCGAAGCCTGATGGAATCGGGTACTACGAGGATCTGATCCAGACCGATGCGGCGATCAACCCGGGTAACTCCGGCGGCCCCCTCGTCAACGCGGAGGGAAAGGTCATCGGGATAAACACCGTGATTGCCCGTCAGTCGCAGGGGATCGCGATCGAGGGGATCAACTTTGCGGTGGCGATCAACCCGGTCAAGGCGGTCCTCGACCAGCTCGTGACGAAGGGAAAGGTGGTCCGTGGTTGGCTCGGAGTTAAGGTTCAAGACCTGACCCCGGCGATGGCGGATAAGTTCGGGGTGGCGGCCGGAGCACTTGTCGCCGATGTGATCGCTGGCTCGCCCGCGGAGACCGCCGGGCTCAAGTCCGGCGACGTGATCACCGCAGTCGATACCAAGCAGGTAAAGTCGGCGGCGGACCTGGTACGGATCATCTCCAGCTCCCCGGCCGGAGCGACGGTTGACCTCACCATCGTGCGAAGCAAACGGACGATACATCTCCAGGTCACCCTGCAAGAGCGGCCGAGCGAGGAGGAACTGTACGGGCAGAGCAGTCCCACCACTGCTTCCACGACGGCGGTGAAGAAGTTCGGAATAACCGTCGGTCCGGTCACTCCCGACGTTGCCCAGCGCCTGGGATTGCAATCACCCCGGGGAGTTGTCATAATCAAGGTTGAACCCGGGAGCAGGGCCGACTGGGCCGGGTTGGAGCAGGATGACGTGATTCTGGAGATCGATCTTCAGCCGATCGACTCGGTCGACGACTGGAACAAGATCGTCTCCAAGATGGCCGATAATGCGAACCCGATGTTCACGATCCTGCGGAACGGAAGCACGATGTTCGTGACGCTGGACTGA